A DNA window from Hydra vulgaris chromosome 13, alternate assembly HydraT2T_AEP contains the following coding sequences:
- the LOC136089785 gene encoding uncharacterized protein LOC136089785, giving the protein MVILWAKNATMPRKGSPGSAGLDIFALNDVNLQKNQTLKIPTEICIGIPPGYYGQLFTRSSLAFQNINVVAGVNDGNYRGVVQVLLKNSNNYEFTIFKNMAIAQLFFLATSTPNFILVSEEELSPSKRGSNGFGLSKKSTPLDAYSMID; this is encoded by the coding sequence atggtaatatTGTGGGCTAAAAATGCAACCATGCCAAGAAAGGGCTCGCCTGGAAGCGCTGGCTTGGATATTTTTGCTCTAAACGATGTGAATCTTCAAAAGAACCAAACGCTCAAAATTCCAACTGAAATTTGCATTGGAATTCCGCCTGGTTATTATGGTCAATTGTTTACGCGATCGTCTTTagcttttcaaaatataaatgttgtaGCAGGAGTCAATGATGGCAATTATCGTGGTGTTGTTCAAGTCTTGTTAAAAAACAGCAATAATTATGAATTTacgatatttaaaaatatggcaATTGCTCAACTTTTCTTTTTGGCTACTAGTACACCGAATTTTATCTTGGTTTCCGAAGAAGAACTATCACCTTCAAAACGAGGCAGTAACGGATTTGGATTGAGCAAGAAGTCTACCCCTTTGGACGCTTACAGTATGATTGATTAA
- the LOC136089469 gene encoding uncharacterized protein LOC136089469 has translation MVFDEGVYSKIQQIRWKSEEYKDRIIVRLGEFHTIMSYCSIIGKRFKDSGLEQILVLSDIVSSGSINGVISGRKYNRCIRAYKILFEALENIRFSSFLECSSIEHDENINFIACMAKSFPSVDFLQHVESQQYSILFKNYNEWIMDWNKKSATFSFWSSFIEMVQLLLIFVRATRTNDWKLHVSVVRSMLPWFFAYDRTNYQRYLTAYWLEMIVLEKTNPGAEEQLVQNWTVQRQDKYGFSSVPCDQTIEQTFNRDCKTKGGVIGFTMNKNAHQRWILGQSHRSQITAHCKELAGIQQHQRYRKDLDTTSIRNHNEILMEVISTINNMVNPFITFPSSELIQISSGRVASCDVKNDLQEAVVKGEFEFQKFVRDKIACESPEIFTTLKRQNLKTFSSLKSNFETKNSKGQMISLKANRNTFARLFLVAQNKSINAKDILSGCLSAYPLSIAGSDGTFVKSPKSKLLHELEKKTNDPITDSVPEGNALILDAMALLHGLVDVPDSYGEVADLVLKIVIQQAHYHKSSRVDFVSDRYPLQSIKYAEHYKRSTESDILIIIYNKDQKVYRPWKNFMSNGKNKETFISFLFNCWKEINPILINGLDLYFTYEDKCYRFTSFDSELVVVEVNDLKCDHEEADTRLMLHVQHASNTKQNIIVKSSDTDVFVLCTFVKCLLPKIDLYFWTGQRNLQRIISINNVVHYWSTQTCLSLPGFHAFTGCDFTSGFFGKGKVSLLKLMQSNVVFLEAFSDLGNNSFAKEKTCTALKKFICYAYGERNTVDVNEARYQLFRKGKYGEEFMPPNNDALDNHINRANYVAYIWKRCLTQWINVMSPVGNGWQIINDQINILWLKNPPVSDVILDIVSCGCKSGCKTNQCSCHRGSLNCSELCKCTNCENKKMNSDENTDSDISGIESENESDNNLNPFEDSF, from the exons ATGGTGTTTGATGAAGGTGTTTATTCAAAGATACAGCAAATTAGGTGGAAAAGTGAGGAATACAAAGATAGAATTATTGTTAGACTTGGAGAATTTCACACTATTATGTCTTACTGTAGCATTATTGGGAAAAGATTCAAAGATTCAGGATTAGAA caaATCTTGGTGTTATCTGATATTGTATCAAGTGGATCAATTAATGGAGTGATTTCAGGTCGTAAGTACAACAGGTGCATACGTGCTTACAAGATTTTATTTGAAGCATTAGAGAACATCCGATTTTCAAGTTTTCTCGAATGTTCATCAATTGAACatgatgaaaatataaattttattgcatgCATGGCTAAATCTTTTCCATCTGTAGATTTTCTTCAACATGTAGAAAGCCAACAATATagcatactttttaaaaattataatgagtGGATAATGGATTGGAACAAAAAAAGTGCAACTTTTTCATTCTGGTCTTCTTTCATAGAAATGGTTCAACTTCTTCTGATTTTTGTTAGGGCAACACGTACAAACGATTGGAAACTTCATGTCTCTGTTGTTCGTTCTATGTTACCATGGTTCTTTGCATATGATCGCACTAATTATCAACGTTATTTGACTGCGTATTGGCTAGAAATGATTGTCCTTGAAAAAACAAATCCag GAGCTGAAGAACAACTTGTACAAAACTGGACTGTTCAGCGTCAAGATAAGTATGGGTTTTCATCAGTTCCTTGTGATCAAACAATAGAACAGACATTTAATCGTGATTGCAAAACAAAAGGTGGTGTTATTGGGTTTACAATGAATAAGAATGCTCACCAAAGATGGATATTAGGTCAATCTCATAGATCACAAATTACTGCACACTGCAAAGAGCTAGCTGGAATTCAACAACACCAGag GTATCGTAAAGATCTTGACACCACATCCATAAGAAACCATAACGAAATTCTAATGGAAGTAATTTCTACAATCAATAATATGGTGAATCCTTTCATTACGTTTCCATCAAGTGAACTCATTCAAATATCTAGTGGAAGAGTGGCATCTTGtgatgttaaaaatgatttgcaaGAAGCTGTTGTTAAAGGGGAATTTGAATTCCAAAAATTTGTAAGAGATAAAATTGCTTGTGAATCACCAGAAATATTTACAACATTAAAACGACAAAACCTGAAAACATTTTCATCGCTGAAATCAaactttgaaacaaaaaattcaaaaggtCAAATGATTTCCTTGAAGGCGAACAGAAATACATTTGCGCGTCTTTTCCTTGTTGCacaaaataaatctattaatGCCAAAGATATCCTATCAg gTTGTCTTAGTGCATATCCTTTGTCTATTGCTGGGTCTGACGGTACTTTTGTTAAGTCTCCAAAATCAAAACTGCTCCacgaattagaaaaaaagaccAATGATCCAATAACTGATTCAGTTCCAGAGGGTAACGCCCTAATTTTAGATGCTATGGCACTTCTGCATGGGCTTGTTGATGTCCCTGATTCATATGGAGAGGTTGCCgacttagttttaaaaattgttattcaaCAAGCTCATTACCATAAATCGTCTAGAGTAGATTTTGTTTCTGATCGTTATCCTTTGCAGAGTATAAAATATGCGGAACATTATAAAAGATCAACAGAAAGCGACATTTTGATCATTATCTATAACAAAGATCAAAAAGTATACAGACCTTGGAAAAATTTCATGTCTAATGGAAAGAATAAGGAGACTTTTATTTcctttttgtttaattgttgGAAAGAAATTAATCCTATTTTGATTAATGGGCTGGATTTATATTTCACATACGAAGATAAATGTTATAGATTTACTTCTTTTGACAGTGAACTTGTGGTAGTGGAAGTAAATGATTTGAAATGTGATCACGAAGAAGCTGATACTAGACTTATGCTACATGTGCAACATGCTTCCAATACGAAGCAGAACATTATTGTTAAGTCCTCTGATACAGATGTGTTTGTTTTATGtacttttgtaaaatgtttgttaCCAAAAATCGATCTGTACTTTTGGACTGGACAACGCAACCTTCAGCGAATTATTTccataaataatgttgttcatTATTGGAGTACCCAAACTTGCCTTTCTTTACCAGGATTCCACGCCTTTACTGGTTGCGATTTTACTAGTGGGTTTTTTGGGAAAGGGAAAGTTTCGCTATTAAAACTGATGCAAAGTAATGTAGTATTTTTGGAAGCTTTTAGTGATTTGGGTAATAATTCGtttgcaaaagaaaaaacatgtactgcactaaaaaagtttatctgcTACGCATATGGTGAACGGAATACCGTTGATGTAAACGAAGCTCGTTATCAACTCTTTAGGAAAGGAAAGTACGGAGAAGAATTTATGCCTCCCAATAATGATGCCCTTGATAATCACATTAATCGGGCTAACTATGTGGCTTACATATGGAAAAGATGCTTGACACAGTGGATTAATGTTATGAGCCCAGTTGGTAATGGCTGGCAAATTATTAATGatcagataaatattttatggcTAAAGAACCCACCAGTGTCTGATGTAATTCTTGATATTGTTAGCTGTGGTTGCAAAAGTGGATGCAAAACAAACCAATGTTCTTGCCATCGAGGAAGTTTAAATTGCTCAGAACTTTGCAAATGTACTAATTGcgaaaataagaaaatgaatTCAGATGAAAACACTGATTCGGATATAAGTGGTATAGAAAGCGAAAATGAAAGTGACAACAATCTAAATCCTTTCGAAGATAGTTTTTAA